The sequence below is a genomic window from Chryseobacterium foetidum.
GCTTACAAGTTTTTTCTTCGCATTAATGCATGAATTCAGCTATCTTTTTATATTTCAGGGAATTAATTTTTAATTAAATTTAAAACAGAACACAAAAAAAAGACCTACATTTCTGTAAGTCTTTTTGCTCCTCCTGCTGGGCTCGAACCAGCGACCCTCTGATTAACAGTCAGATGCTCTAACCAACTGAGCTAAGGAGGAATGTCCTTATTTTTAAGTGGTGCAAATATAGGACAGATATTTAAACCACGCAAGTTTTTAAATTAAATTTTTTAAAAAAATCAGAATCCTCCGGTTATCATTTTAAAAATATCATTTCCAAAAATGAGTAACATTAATCCTAACAGGAAGATAACGCCCACCATTTGAGCATTTTCCAGGATTTTCTGTGGCACAGGTTTTCCTACAATCATTTCATATAATGTGAAGATAACATGTCCGCCATCTAATCCAGGAATAGGAATTAAGTTTAAGAATGCCAACCATACCGAGAACATTGCCGTAAAGCTCCAGAACCAGGTCCAGTCAATCGAGAGACTGCCGTCTTTAGCTTTATCTACCTGCATTTTATTGATGATTGCCAACGGGCCGCCTACTTTTTTATAACCCTGAACTTTAGCATTAAAAATCAGTTTAAATTGCTTCACCTGATAGGTCAAACTTTCAATACTCCTTGTAAAGCCTCTTCCGACAGATTGCGCAAATGTGAAATGTTTGGTTTCATAAAACTTTTTCATCTGCTTGTAAGAAGCCAAGCCTAAAGTCGCCTCTTTAGATACCTCCAAAACCAGAGGAGTAGTGGTGCCGTTTCTCAGTACATCAACATTAATGTTTTTTCCTGCACTGCTTCTTACGATTTCCTGAAATTCATCATAGTAAGTGATTTTCTTCCCATCCACACCAACTACCTGGTCTCCAACTTTCAGGCCTGCCTGTTCTGTTTTAGGATTGTAAATAGAATCAATTACTGCCGGAAATCTCGGTGTAAGAAAAGCTCTTGGGTTTTCATCTCTGAAAGCTAGTGCCTTTCCGTCGTCACTTGTAGGGAATGTAACTTCTTTTCCGTCTCTCAAAACAGTAATTTCGTCGCTTAACAGAACGTCTAATGCTAATTTATCCAGATTGTTCTGGGTTTTACCGTCAACTTTGAGAATTTTATCTCCATCTTTGAAACCCATTGCCTTTGCAATATTGGTGTAATTCATCGGAGCATTCACTTTCGAAGTGTCAAAAGATGTTTCTCCGTTAAAGAAAGACAAACTTCCAAAAATGATCCATGCCAAAAAGAAGTTCACGGTAACACCACCCAGCATAATGATTAACCTCTGCCAAGCTGGTTTTGCTCTGAATTCCCAGGGTTTTGCAGGCTGTTTCAGCATTTCGGTATCCATACTTTCGTCTACCATTCCTGCAATTTTCACGTAGCCACCAAAAGGCAGCCATCCGATACCGTATTTTACGCCTTCATATTTTCTCCAATCGCTATCCGGAAGTACAGAAACGTCGATAGGTTTAAGCACTTTTTTACCGTTCACCTCAACCTCTTCCTCGGTAGGCTGGTTTGGGGTGAAAAATTTATATCTCCATTTTCCATTGATTTTCTTCATGGCGAAGATGGAAAAGTAAGGGTCGAAAAATAAAAAGAATTTATCTACTTTGGTTTTAAACCATTTGGCGGGCAGGAAATGCCCAAGTTCGTGAAGAATGACTAAAATAGAAATGCTCAAAATAAATTGAAACACTTTAATTGCTATTTCCATTAATTATTTTTAAATTATAATTTGCAAAGGTAACAATTATCAAAAGGATGCCAAACAAAAAGCCTCTCTAAATGAGAAGCTTTGTCATATCTTAAGGGGATTTAAAAATTAAAAGATATACCCAGACTGCCATTGTTTCCGACTTCCGCAAACACGCCGATATTCTGTGTGAAAAAGTATCTCGCTCCGATGTGAGCGCCGATTCCGAATTCTCTGTGCAGAACTCCAACATCTACGCCGGGATAAATATCCAGCTTTTCAGGAAGTTCCAGTGTTTTATTTAAATGGAAATTCACTCTTCCGAAGGCAAAAAAGCGGTTGTCACTATTATTGTCTTTGAAGTTTTCAAAATAAATATTCAATCCCGCTCCTATAGAAATCAGATCGTTAATACCGTAGTCGTAAGTTCCCGTGATTCCGGTTCCGTAGCCCCACGCGCTGAGTCCTGCATTTACCTTCTGGTCGCCACTTCCGGTGTATGCCTGTGCACTGACTGTCATGCCCGAAAATACTAAAATCATCATTAAAAACAATTTCTTCATAGTCTATTTTTTAAGTTAAATAAGTTTTGCTCACATTGATTTAAGCCTTTCTGAGTAAAGCAAAGTTGCGTTGAATTTTCGATTATTATTAGCTCATTTCCAAAATTAAGAAATTTACTGTAATTCCCATCGGTATGCATTTCTCTGGTTTCCCGAACAACCTGTATTTTATAAGTTAGATAGGACAATATTAAAATTATTGCGAAAAGGCCTATCTTTAAATTCGAAAAATTCATTAAATGAAAAAATATATTACAGTTCTTTTATTTCTTTCAAATTTCTTTGCATTTTCTCAAAACAAAATCAAAATGTATAACGAGCGAAAGGGTGATTCTATTACATTTTATGTTGACAATGCTGAAATTTATCCTGTATCATTGGTATTTAATGGTCAGCCTGAAGCAGAAAACCTGAGAAAACCCGATGTATTTAAAACCACTCAGGTGATTCCCGGCAAAACCAGCAGATACCGCGTGACATATTTTGTAGTAAATGATAAAAAGAAAGGCTGGAATCTGAAAAAAATGCCCGGTTACCAGTCTTACATCGGAGACATTACCATAAAGCAATACGACAAAAACTACCAGTATGATCTGCCTTTCGGGAAAGGAAAAGCGTTTTATATTCATCAGGGATATAACGGCACATTTTCGCATCAGAATGAAAATTCGTTAGACTTTATCATGCCCGAAGGCACCGAAGTTTTAGCTGCCAGAGACGGTTTGGTGATTGATATTGTACAACATAACGACAAAAGCTGTCCTACAAAAAACTGTGCTGCCTTTGGAAATTATGTATCTGTTTTACATCCTGACGGTACTATTGCGCAGTATTTTCATTTAATGCAAAATGGAGCCAAAGTGAAAGTAGGTGATACCGTTACCAAAAGCCAACCTATTGCACAAAGCGGAAATACAGGCTGGAGCAGCGGACCACATCTTCATTTCGTTACATATCTCCCGAGTTCCACAGGTGAGAAACAGAGAATTACTTTGAAAACCCTTTTTAAAACCGGACATGGTGATAAGGTGGAATATCTGGAGGAGAAGAAATCTTATGCGAGAGGGTATTAGATTAAGAGAGAAAGTCAGCCAATGCGACTCGATTACTACCATCAATTCCGACTTCTTGAAGAGCATTTTTATGTATAATTTGACGAAAAGAGAAAAAGGTTTACCACCTGAAGAAGTGAAGTGATTTTTTGATTTTAAAACAAATCCCCGAAGAGGTGATCTTCGAGGACTTTGTGGGTATCGCCCTTTCAGGATTTTTCAATTTAATTCTGATTCAAAATTATCTCAAATCGATAAAATTATCCGTAGGATTCACATCTGCCATTCTTTGGCTTAAATCAATTCCCAACATAGATATTTGAGATTTTGAGTAAGGAATGGTAAGTGTGTATTCTTTCTGCGTCCAGGGCCAGTATTTTTCTGTTTTGAAATCGCCGTAGCCGTCCTCCTGTTTCCAGCTGCGGGTCATGTTCATCGGGATTTGGTAGGTCACGATTTTATTGTCTTTCGTCATGATGCTGAAGTCAACAGGCATCGGGATCTGGCTGTTGTTAACTAAAGTTATCGTTGTAGATTTTGAATCGTATTTTACGTCTTTAATTCCGTAGTCAATGGTTTTCGTAGTATTGATCCAGTAATGATGAAACCATTTCAGATCCATACCAGAAACTTTTTGAGCAATGTGAAGGAAATCTCTGTCTGTAGGGTGTTTCATAGCCCACTGATCAAAATATTCTTTCATTATTTTTTCTAAATTCTGCTCGCCTACGATGTAGCCCAACTGAACAAGATACAATTCACCTTTCACATAACTTGCAAAACTGTACGCCGTACCGTTGTCGTGGTGGTCGCCCAACCAAACGGCAGGCTCTTCGATTCCTCTTTTTACAATATTTCTGTAAGCATCAATTTTCTCCACAAATGGGTTTGGCCGCTCGTCTTTTGGAGGAAACAGCTGGTGCATCACAATGCTTTCGGCATAGCTGGTGAAACCCTCATCCATCCACGGTCTCAAAGGTTCGTTGGTTGCGAGCATCTGCTGATACCATGAGTGCGAACCTTCGTGAACCATCAGTCCCATTAAATCCTCTACACTTCCTGCTTCACCTAAAATCATAGTACACATCCCGTATTCCATTCCGCCGTCACCACCCTGAATGAAAGCATAAGAAGGATAAGCATATTTCCCGAAACGGGAATTCATGATCTGGAAATATTTCGTCACATAAGGCTTTGCCTCGCTCCAGACTTTGGTTTTATCGTTTTTCTGATATACGAAAAACACTTTCGGTCCCTGAGGAACATCAAAACTTTCTATTGAATAATCTTTATCTGCCGCCCAGGCGAAGTCGAGCATATTTTTAGCCGACCATTTCCATGTAGCTTTGTTTTTATCGGCTTTGATTGTGGCTGAAGCATCGTAACCTTTTACTTCAGTCGGATTTAAAAGCGTTCCACCTGCTCCCACGACGTAGTCTTTGTTGATTTTAATGGTCACATCAAAATCTGAAAACGGCGCATGAAATTCTCTTCCCACGTAATCGAAAGTTGCCCAGCCATCGTAATCGTATTCAGCGATTTTCGGATACCATTGAGACATCGTCATATCGACGCCTTCACGGTTATTTCGTCCTGCTCTTCTGATCTGTTGTGGAATCACAGCGTCCCACTCCATGGTAAAAGTGGTTTTGGAATTGGGTTTTAAAGGTTCATTTAAATACACCTTCATCACGGTTTCCTGAATTTCAAACTTTACATTTTTGCCATTCTGTTTGATCCAGTGAATATTCTGTGAACCTTCCTGATCTTTAGGAATTGAAGCTAATCTTGAAACGCCGTTTTTCTGCAATCTCGAGTCTCCGTTTTTTCCCTGTCCGGCCACCCTTTGATCCATCATTGAATTAGGTTTAAAAGCATTCCAGTACAAATGGAAGTACACGACATTGAGCTCGTCGGGAGAGTTGTTGGAGTAATTTAAAGTCTGATTTCCTTCGTAGGTAAATTTTTCTGCATTGACATCAATATCCATTTTGTACTGGGCAGCCTGCTGATAATAAGCTTTCTGCTGCGCCTGTAATTGTGAAATGATCAAGGCAAAGAGTATTGCAAACGATTTTTTCATTGAAGATTTTATTTTTTTTAAAGGTAAGTATTTTTTTGAGTTTCGCACAGATTACACAGATTTTCACAGATGAGTACGGACTTTATAAGCCTAAAATGCAACTGTACCAATCGGTGAAAAGCATCAGTGTTATTTGCGTTGAAATGAATTATTTTTTTAATCAAAGTAATCTGTCCTAAATGATAATAGCAATGCTCGATCATTCCATCCATGTTTCTGAGATAGGTATCATATTTTTCATCTACAAAAACTTCACTGAGTTTAGAATCAGGCATCTGCTCCAATAATGTTGCGAATTTTTCAGAATCGTTCCAAAGTTTATTTAAAAGAGATTCCCATTGTTCCTGAGATTCAATTGGCTGAAGATCAAAACTGAATCTGTCTTTAATTTCCAGTTCGCCACCTTCTAAAACGTTCAGAATTCCGGCGATGTAATAATCAATATGAAAAGTGAGCATGGCGATGGTGTTGAGATTGGCAATTTTTGTATTTGCCTGCTGCCAAGTTACATCTGAAAGCTGATCTTTAAAATTGGTATTGGCAATCCATTTTCCATCCAATACAACTTCACGGAATCTTCTGGCTAATTGTGAGGGTGTGCTCATTGTTTTAAATTTAAATATCTTAAAGATAATATTTTTTTTAGCTCCCACAGATCTCGCAGATTTTCACAGATTCGTTTTAAAAACAGTAAAATAATTATTGCCACAAATTCACGAATGATACTGTATCATTTTCTAAGTAACATTGACAAGGTTGGTAACGATTAAACCGTAAAAAAAATCCTTCAGGGTTTTGAAAACCTTGAAGGATTAGATTATAAGTTAAGTTGAAAACTATTTTTTAGAAGAAAGCTCTTTCTTTCCGCTTTGAAAAATCTTTTCCAGAATTCTTAAAGTGATCAGATACGTTGGTTTTACACCTGTCAGTCCTAAACCTCCTGAAGATAATGTAGCTCCCGTTTCCAAAGGATTATCAGAAGCGTAGTATGCGTAACTTACAAAAAGATCCGGCGCAATGTGATGTCTGATTTTTGACGCAACCTGAATGGCTTTTTGGTAATGTGCACCTTCCATTTCAAGTCCAATCGCCTTCCATGAAGTGTTCATAAAATAAGAAAGAATGTCTCTGTTCTGAAGCGATGTTCCCAAAACGGTAATCATCGGCCCTTCGAAAGCTTTCAGTTCATCATCTTTGAAATCTTCAAGCTTTAAGGCATTTTCAAATGGGTAATTATCTGCAGTTCCTTCGAAGATATGGGAAGTCGGAATCATAATGTCGCCTTTTCCGCCGGCAAGAATTCCCGCTTTCCCCATGATGGAGACTGATTTTACTTTCATCATGTACACTTCACCTTTTTGCTCGAAAGGTCTCAGCAATTCATCCATCACCTCAAAGGCCTGTTCGCCAAATGCGTAATCGAAAACCAAAACAACATCGTCTCCGGTAAATTTAGTATCACTGAAAGGCGTGTTTTTCAAATCAATTTTGCTTAAATCGATGATCTGAACGTCAATATTACTGCCGCTGCGGTCGTCAATATAAATTAATCCCTGCTCCTGAGAGTATTTTAATACCTTATCACGAAGATCTTTCTTGTTAGAAATTTCCTGATAAAGTTTGTAATCAACTTCTTTGGTCTGTTTTTTCTTCAATGCATCGTTCCCGAAAAGCATGTTTTTCACCGAATGCATATTCGCAGAAATAATGTGTAACGGACGCATGTGAAGATCATTCTCAAATAAAACTTCTTTCACTTTGTGGGCCCATTTTTCACCGAAATAGTGATGCCCAACTCGTTCTTTTAAGATTGCACTGAAATAAATTTCGCGCTCACGGCTTTGTTTGGCATCTTCAAGACTCACTTTCCCAAGATGGTAAATGATTTTGAATAATCTGTCCGGATTCTCATCGTCACCGAAAGTATTGTAGGCATTTAGAGTTTCATCAAAAGTTCTTCCTATTAAAGAAGAAAGATGAATCAA
It includes:
- a CDS encoding DUF6909 family protein translates to MTNSRARETTEAIERLYISMRHLFYRGFFKPSGVSGESIRSLLKTINPEIYGTMSVPSKLELDGLMYVLDRLPEGIEECAFIHLTSDEGFDKGSFEPIVPKKRRRNCYRIDEHQMNIEVLLGRSEIYDILTHLTFLFIEADKIRNLAFIQDENWKPTRAFKIIEEVVKGEKKFSRREKEVALIHLSSLIGRTFDETLNAYNTFGDDENPDRLFKIIYHLGKVSLEDAKQSREREIYFSAILKERVGHHYFGEKWAHKVKEVLFENDLHMRPLHIISANMHSVKNMLFGNDALKKKQTKEVDYKLYQEISNKKDLRDKVLKYSQEQGLIYIDDRSGSNIDVQIIDLSKIDLKNTPFSDTKFTGDDVVLVFDYAFGEQAFEVMDELLRPFEQKGEVYMMKVKSVSIMGKAGILAGGKGDIMIPTSHIFEGTADNYPFENALKLEDFKDDELKAFEGPMITVLGTSLQNRDILSYFMNTSWKAIGLEMEGAHYQKAIQVASKIRHHIAPDLFVSYAYYASDNPLETGATLSSGGLGLTGVKPTYLITLRILEKIFQSGKKELSSKK
- a CDS encoding DinB family protein; the encoded protein is MSTPSQLARRFREVVLDGKWIANTNFKDQLSDVTWQQANTKIANLNTIAMLTFHIDYYIAGILNVLEGGELEIKDRFSFDLQPIESQEQWESLLNKLWNDSEKFATLLEQMPDSKLSEVFVDEKYDTYLRNMDGMIEHCYYHLGQITLIKKIIHFNANNTDAFHRLVQLHFRLIKSVLICENLCNLCETQKNTYL
- the rseP gene encoding RIP metalloprotease RseP: MEIAIKVFQFILSISILVILHELGHFLPAKWFKTKVDKFFLFFDPYFSIFAMKKINGKWRYKFFTPNQPTEEEVEVNGKKVLKPIDVSVLPDSDWRKYEGVKYGIGWLPFGGYVKIAGMVDESMDTEMLKQPAKPWEFRAKPAWQRLIIMLGGVTVNFFLAWIIFGSLSFFNGETSFDTSKVNAPMNYTNIAKAMGFKDGDKILKVDGKTQNNLDKLALDVLLSDEITVLRDGKEVTFPTSDDGKALAFRDENPRAFLTPRFPAVIDSIYNPKTEQAGLKVGDQVVGVDGKKITYYDEFQEIVRSSAGKNINVDVLRNGTTTPLVLEVSKEATLGLASYKQMKKFYETKHFTFAQSVGRGFTRSIESLTYQVKQFKLIFNAKVQGYKKVGGPLAIINKMQVDKAKDGSLSIDWTWFWSFTAMFSVWLAFLNLIPIPGLDGGHVIFTLYEMIVGKPVPQKILENAQMVGVIFLLGLMLLIFGNDIFKMITGGF
- a CDS encoding DUF6646 family protein, with translation MKKLFLMMILVFSGMTVSAQAYTGSGDQKVNAGLSAWGYGTGITGTYDYGINDLISIGAGLNIYFENFKDNNSDNRFFAFGRVNFHLNKTLELPEKLDIYPGVDVGVLHREFGIGAHIGARYFFTQNIGVFAEVGNNGSLGISFNF
- a CDS encoding M23 family metallopeptidase encodes the protein MKKYITVLLFLSNFFAFSQNKIKMYNERKGDSITFYVDNAEIYPVSLVFNGQPEAENLRKPDVFKTTQVIPGKTSRYRVTYFVVNDKKKGWNLKKMPGYQSYIGDITIKQYDKNYQYDLPFGKGKAFYIHQGYNGTFSHQNENSLDFIMPEGTEVLAARDGLVIDIVQHNDKSCPTKNCAAFGNYVSVLHPDGTIAQYFHLMQNGAKVKVGDTVTKSQPIAQSGNTGWSSGPHLHFVTYLPSSTGEKQRITLKTLFKTGHGDKVEYLEEKKSYARGY
- a CDS encoding M1 family metallopeptidase, with the protein product MKKSFAILFALIISQLQAQQKAYYQQAAQYKMDIDVNAEKFTYEGNQTLNYSNNSPDELNVVYFHLYWNAFKPNSMMDQRVAGQGKNGDSRLQKNGVSRLASIPKDQEGSQNIHWIKQNGKNVKFEIQETVMKVYLNEPLKPNSKTTFTMEWDAVIPQQIRRAGRNNREGVDMTMSQWYPKIAEYDYDGWATFDYVGREFHAPFSDFDVTIKINKDYVVGAGGTLLNPTEVKGYDASATIKADKNKATWKWSAKNMLDFAWAADKDYSIESFDVPQGPKVFFVYQKNDKTKVWSEAKPYVTKYFQIMNSRFGKYAYPSYAFIQGGDGGMEYGMCTMILGEAGSVEDLMGLMVHEGSHSWYQQMLATNEPLRPWMDEGFTSYAESIVMHQLFPPKDERPNPFVEKIDAYRNIVKRGIEEPAVWLGDHHDNGTAYSFASYVKGELYLVQLGYIVGEQNLEKIMKEYFDQWAMKHPTDRDFLHIAQKVSGMDLKWFHHYWINTTKTIDYGIKDVKYDSKSTTITLVNNSQIPMPVDFSIMTKDNKIVTYQIPMNMTRSWKQEDGYGDFKTEKYWPWTQKEYTLTIPYSKSQISMLGIDLSQRMADVNPTDNFIDLR